The sequence below is a genomic window from Sulfuracidifex metallicus DSM 6482 = JCM 9184.
TGAAAGAGAGAAACATTTCATTAAGCCTTCAAATACTTTAAGAAAAAGATTTAAGCTTCACTTCTATATAAAGTTTGATAGGGAACTAATGGGATTATTCAGCAGAACTAAATACGATAAGCATAAGGTAGCGCTTTACCTTATACTTAAGTCAACCTTTGGACTTTCTACTACTAATTTGCTTTACTTATTCTATATCCTAGATAAAGAATATAAAATTAAAACTGGAGTAAAATTCAAAAGATGGTTTCATGGCTTTTACTCCAGGGACGTGACGGACATACTTTTTGATTTGGAGGAGAGAGGTTTAATTGAGCAGACCCGACGTAAGAACGAATATCACGAGTGGCTTTACGCTGTTAAGGCTGAATACTTAGATCAAATAAAACATGAGGTGAAAGACATTTCGCAGTTCGACGAGCTATTCTCAAACCTAGCAAATATGCCCTTGATTATTATGATGGATAAGGTAGACAAGTTGAATCAGCGTAGATTAGGTTGGTTACATATTTAATCTCGCTGATAATAAAATTCTATTCATCCAATTAATTTCTGAAAAATAGAAAACTTTTTAATTTCTTTGTTACTGATACGTTACAAATGAAAGTAAAAGTATTTTCGGTTCTTTTGCTTCTGATTCCTTCCCTACTGTTTGCGTTCACAGTGAGCGGAAGTGAGGCTCAGACTACGCAGGTTAATTTCTCTGAATACAGTATTTCTTTTCATTCTATTAATTCAGTTTTGAATGTTGGTACTACTACAATGACCATATCCAATGCTACTTTTAACGGAACGGTATCAGGTCAGTTTAAGGTTATGAAACAGACTGCCACGTACTTAGTAAGCGAAGGTAAAACAACCCACGTGAATGGGACCTTAACAGTACATGTAAATCAGGACGGGTTTGTGAGCGTGAGATCTCCAATTCCTCTTACCGAAGTTGAGGTAAGCACGGATTCCCAAAATGAAGTAGTGTGGGCGGGTGCACCGTCTAGTGAAGTTCAAGGCTACGCTTACATTAACGGGACGGGAACTTTAACTGCTTATTTCCTAAACGGAACCTCTATGGATAAGATAGAACTTAACGTAAGTGCAGAAGGTAATTTCACTTTACCAATTAACTACACTGTGAACGAACCTTCGTTGACAATTAAGAGCACAAGTGAGAGTGAAATTACAGTAGAGTTGAACGGATTTGAGAGGTATCATTCTGGAAACTTCATGATGAATGGTTCCTCATATATTAACATAGGTGGCGTAAATTACTCACTCTCAACTTCCTACTTCGAAGGTAAATACGTACCTTCTATGATATGGAGGGCTATGACTACTGGCGTTATCGTGGGCAATGGTGCTGAGGTCAATTATATGAACGTAGAGTTCTTTGGAGTTAACGGCACTGAAGCTGGTTTCGTAAGATCAATGTTCGTATCCAACGAAGGTCAGATAGGTTTCGCGAGTAATTCATTCCAACATTCTCGTCTCCTCATTGTTAGATATGAGGGGGTTAGCCTATTAAGTGGACCTACTTTTACGATAGAGAGTAATGGAGTAAAGGTTATGGTAGTTTACAATCATGATAACGTTTCTACAACAGCCTACGTGAAAGGAATTCATAAGGTTCAACACGGACTGTTGGTCAAGATTTTCGTGAATTCCTCAAGCTACTTGTTCGTGAATTCTAGCAACGCAACTACTGTTCCTCAAGTTAAACCGCAGTTGACACATGTTAATATTAAGGTAAACTCCACAATTTATAACGCACTGGAAGCCGATATAAATGCTAGCGGATACGCTCTGTTTAACCTAACGGTACAAAACGGTTCATTCTTACTTTATAAGAACGTAAACGGGCAATTAATTCTGGTAAACCACGAGGACTACTTCATTTCGAATAACACCTTAATTGTGTTCTCTGACCCCGCACAACAATATTATTTAATTTACACTAATAACACGTCCCAAGTTTCTACTTCATCCTCGAGCTATACCTCAACTTCAAGTATGTCCTCTTCAAGTCCTCTTCAAGCTCATCGTCGCAATCAAGCTATACATCCTCCTCAACTTCGTCCTCAACAATTTCTCCTAGTATGTCAACTTCCACTCCATCTTCTTCGGCTTCATCTAACGTTCAAAACTACACTGTTTACATTATAGCTGTAATAGTTGTAATTCTGATAGCTGTAGGAATAGCCTTATTGTTAAGGAGGAAGTAACTTATAGAGGTAGAGAAGCTAAAAATTGTTTATGAAATTATTTTGAGCTTATAAATATTTTTTTCTCTTTTCCTTCATAGCGTTTTGGTAGAGTTGTTCATTTATCCTTCTTAAAAGTGGAAATGATAACGTCGTCGTAATCATCTTTCATGGCATTTCACGTTCTGGCTAAAATATTTATTTAATAAAATAAAGATAAACTGTAATTTATGATATAATTTAAAAAGGGACTGAACTCTATTATTCACCATGGATAAAGTTTTAATGCACGTAGGTCCAGTAACGATCAAGGACGACATCCTTCTGGCAGGAGTAAAAAACAACGTAGGCTTTACGTCAAAGGAGTTTGTTGACGCTTTCTCCACGTCCTTGAAAGGGTTAAGGGAGATAACCAATGCAAAGTCATATCAACCGTTTATAATCCCTGGGGGCGGAACGTCAGCAATGGAGAGTATAACTTCCTTATTAAAGAAGGGAGATAACGTTTTAGTGGTTTCCAATGGAGTCTTCGGCGATAGATGGGAGGCAATATTAAAGAGATACCAAGTTAATGTAGAAGTCCTAAGACCTAAGCCTGGATACTACGTTAAGCCTGATGAAGTGAAGGAAGCTACTGAGAAGAAACATTACAAGTTAGTGACTTTCACTCACGTAGAAACCAGCACTGGAGTCAGGGAACCCGTTGGGGAGGCTGTAAAGAAGGTTAGGAACGACGTTGACATCACTGTTGTTGATGGAGTATCAGGCATGGGAGCAGAGGAAGTTAACGCGGAAGAGTGGGGAGTAGATGTCTATATTTCCGCAAGTCAGAAGGCTTTGGGTTCCACCCCTGGGGCTGGACTCTTAGTTCTTTCAAATAAAGCTGTAGAAATGATATCCGACGATTCTGTAGCTGGATATTATTTAAACCTGAAGAATTGGTTACCAGTTATGCGCTCCATGGAGGAGGGAAAAGCCATGTATTTCGCCACGCCACCGGTGCACACAATTCTTCAGTTGGCACAAGCATTTGATGACGTAAGAAAGGAAGGTATCCATAATAGAGTTAAAAGACACTCCTTAGTGTCTGGTGCTATAAGAGCAGGCATTGAAAGTATGGGACTTAGAATAGTGGCTAAGGCTCCAGAGACTTATAGCAATAGCGTCACCGGGGTTGAATTAAGAAACGCAGATCCTAAGAAGGTAATGGAAGCTAGTATTACTGAGGGAATAGAGTTCGCTCCAGGAGTTCATCCTGCATTCAAGTACTTTAGAATAGGTCACATGGGATGGGTTACGATTAACGACGCTCTAATTACAATAGGCGTGTTGGAGAGGGTTCTGAAGTCCCTTGGCGAGGAAATTAGATTAGGAGAAGGTTTAAGGGCTGTTCAGGAGTACGTGGAAAATCACGACAATCATAACCCCAAATAGCCTTAAACCTTTTTTATAGCATTCAAGCGACACATGAAAGGAGAAACGTTTCATAATATCTACTTTAAATCTACGACGTCATGAATGGAAAAAGCCTACCTTTAGATCAAAGCCATAGAAAAATATTTCAATTGAAGTAGAAGTATTACACATTAAACAGGAAATGGTTCAACTAAGGTTATGAAATGGCATATGCCTTATAGCATATACTGTGTAAGTATATATACATGACAGATTTTCGGGATGTATTAAATTTCTCAATTATGAGGAAGAGATTGGCTCAATTCGAGGACGAACTTAAGCTCAACAGGGAAAGCCCCAAGTCGCTCAAAGCTGTCGTGAGGGAATTCGTGGAATTTACAAGGGCAATTTACGGAGAGGTTACAGACCTCAGTTTCAGAGAACTTCTTACGAAACAATTGAAGGTTGCCAAGAGGATACTCTTAACCATCAATATGAGGTGGATAATTCTTTTCGTTTATAGGAGAATCTTAACTAACCTAGTTAACTCTTTAGTAAGCTTAATAAA
It includes:
- a CDS encoding alanine--glyoxylate aminotransferase family protein, coding for MDKVLMHVGPVTIKDDILLAGVKNNVGFTSKEFVDAFSTSLKGLREITNAKSYQPFIIPGGGTSAMESITSLLKKGDNVLVVSNGVFGDRWEAILKRYQVNVEVLRPKPGYYVKPDEVKEATEKKHYKLVTFTHVETSTGVREPVGEAVKKVRNDVDITVVDGVSGMGAEEVNAEEWGVDVYISASQKALGSTPGAGLLVLSNKAVEMISDDSVAGYYLNLKNWLPVMRSMEEGKAMYFATPPVHTILQLAQAFDDVRKEGIHNRVKRHSLVSGAIRAGIESMGLRIVAKAPETYSNSVTGVELRNADPKKVMEASITEGIEFAPGVHPAFKYFRIGHMGWVTINDALITIGVLERVLKSLGEEIRLGEGLRAVQEYVENHDNHNPK